A genomic region of Desulfatibacillum aliphaticivorans DSM 15576 contains the following coding sequences:
- a CDS encoding response regulator, with translation MEQKPLRILILDDEPIVCKRLQPALEKNGYEVEIFTSSMEAVQRFRKAQFDIVVTDLKMKELDGLQFLTEVKESSPNTEVIVITGFATMETAKESFRKGGFDFLSKPFKIGEMLEVIKRAEAKVRQRQAESPSQEG, from the coding sequence ATGGAACAAAAACCCTTACGCATCCTGATACTGGATGACGAACCCATCGTGTGCAAACGTTTGCAGCCCGCCTTGGAAAAAAACGGTTACGAGGTGGAGATTTTCACTTCCAGCATGGAGGCTGTGCAGCGTTTTCGCAAGGCCCAATTCGACATCGTGGTCACGGACTTGAAAATGAAGGAACTGGACGGCCTGCAGTTTCTTACAGAGGTGAAGGAAAGCTCTCCCAACACCGAGGTGATAGTAATTACCGGGTTCGCCACCATGGAAACCGCCAAGGAGTCTTTCCGCAAAGGAGGGTTTGATTTTCTTTCCAAACCTTTCAAAATCGGGGAGATGCTGGAAGTGATCAAAAGAGCGGAGGCGAAAGTCAGGCAGCGCCAGGCCGAATCGCCTTCGCAGGAAGGGTAA